Sequence from the uncultured Draconibacterium sp. genome:
CTGAAGCTGAAACTTGCTGAACAAACTCATCAATACTCAGCTTTTCTTTGTTTGAATCGTACTGAAAAATACCTTTTGCAAAAGGAGTTTGCCCCGATGATCCTAAGCGGCCTTTCGAAACCAAGATTACATTGGCGCCTGCATCATGAGCTTTTACAGCAGCAAAAAGTCCCGCCATGCCACCTCCAACTACGAGCACGTCGGTTTCGTATTCTCTATTGCTTAATTCTGTGCTATCCATTTTTGTAAAGTTCTCTGCCCAGCCCGAAAGTGCCGATGCACCCACCAAGGCTGCTCCAGTTCCGGCAGCTGCCGTTCCTATAAACTGACGGCGCGAAATATTTTGTTTTGTTCTAACTTTTCTCATTTTGGAGTTGTTTTAGGTGTTGGAAATAAGTACGTTTTAAGAAGCAGTAATTCGCCAATTCCCGCCGCAATAAGTATAAATATCGTCATTGCCGTATCAATGTGGCGACCGAGTTTTATAACGTGCCACGAGGCTGCTGTTATAAAAAGTAACGATACAATTCCATGAATTAGTCGCCAGATTTTGTACGATAGTGGAATAAGCTTTCTGAAAAGTGATGTTAATCCCAGGAATAGCATCAGACACCAGGCTACAATTCCTAAAATAATCCCCGGATTATCGAAAGTGGTTAGCATTTGAATAAACGCATCGATTGGGGCGATCCCTGCTTCGTAGTATCGAGGAACCACTATCAGAAAAGGGTGAACCAAAAGTACAGTTAAGAAAAAGTATCCAAGATATCTGTGCCAGTTTACTATCCGGCTCATTTTATGTTCTTTTATTACGGCTTTATTACTTCGTGCCAGAAAAAACTGCATCAGCATGAGTGAGAATGAAACCAGAGTAATAAGAGAAATGGTTTCCTTTAAATTACTGCGCCTGGCAACATCGCGCAAA
This genomic interval carries:
- a CDS encoding ferric reductase-like transmembrane domain-containing protein: MQNKIKTYNRIAAILIFIGMPVLFWALRDVARRSNLKETISLITLVSFSLMLMQFFLARSNKAVIKEHKMSRIVNWHRYLGYFFLTVLLVHPFLIVVPRYYEAGIAPIDAFIQMLTTFDNPGIILGIVAWCLMLFLGLTSLFRKLIPLSYKIWRLIHGIVSLLFITAASWHVIKLGRHIDTAMTIFILIAAGIGELLLLKTYLFPTPKTTPK